The sequence below is a genomic window from Paenibacillus sp. DCT19.
CCAGAATATCCAACCGAGTCAGTCGATTCCATTGACTCCCTGCAATAAATACTTTCTTGTCAGCCAAAAACGGAGCGAGTTCATCGAACAAGGCAATTCGATTCCAGAATCCCGTACCAATAAAACAAATGTCGTATTGATGCTGTGGTTCGGTACGTCTTGGCTGAAACATGCCCGGATTTACCCCAAGTGGCAAATAGATGACACTCCGTGCTCCATGAGCTTGATAAAAGGGAATGGCAGCTTCCTCATGAGTAAACACAACATCATAATGCTGACAGATATGAACCGTATCCTCGGTAAAATACGGGTCATCTACGAACCAGATGGCTGTTCGAATGCCAAGTCCGCGTATCCCATCCACTTGCTCCAGATGATCTGGAGGAAATACATGCAATCCATTCATAACCAACACAACATCAGGTCGATGCTCGCTCGCTTGCTGCAGCATCGTTGCCGCCGATCCGACAACACACTCCCGAACAGACTGCTGCAGTGCTTCAATGACGCCACCATCAATGGCATCAAATCCCTGTGGGATATACAGCACCTTCATATCACGCTTCGCTGGCTCAACCGGTTGAACGCGCTCCAACATGGCCTGACAACCGCCGAATCGACGGCCTTCTGCATATCCGCCGCGGTATGCTACCTCCGCTTCGCTGAGCGTGCGGTGTCGTTTCTTCGCCACATTCTTCACCCTGTCTTCCTTCAGGAGATGCCTCTTTAGCTTCTCCCCGAGATTGGTGTTCCCTCTAAAGGATATGCCCCGGGGTCAGATGCATCATGGACGGGTGTCCTGCAAGGCGCAAAATTGGCGCTTGCCCTCCACATCCGCCTGTACGGGCATGTCCGCTTATGCGGCCAAGCAAATAGCCCGGGAAGAAAGTTCCTCCCGGGCTAACGGACTTTTTGAACAACCTCTTTTAGTTCGTTCATGTACTCTGCTTAGGAAATCGAGCATGCATGATAACAGTATCCGCATCCTATACGCAGCATTTAATTAGGGTACGTAGAGGAATACGTTCAGTTTTCGCAGTTAAGATGACTCTGTTATTGTGCCTTGTAAGCTAACTGATGACCGTCCTCGAATCCCTTGGCGAAACCCGCGTTGAATCCCTCGTTGTACGCCTCGGTGTATCCTTGGCTGTACGCGTTGTCCGGGTTTGGATCGGTAGGGGTAGCCGGGACGAATGGCTGTGCTACTTGTTTCACACTCCGATGCCGGCGTACCACACGTTTCTTTTTTTTAGGCCACGCACTACGTCCTTTGAGGGTGCGTTTATGCAATACACGTTTACTTTTGAGGGCGCGAAGCTTACGAATTCTGCGCAGACGAGCTCCACGAGCCACGAGTGCACGTTTCGTTCTCAATCCTGCTTTTTTCTTCTTCAACATATCATCATTCCTCCTGTAAATCCCGAACGATGCGGATCGCATAGTCTGGGTGTTTGAGCCAAGGTAATCCCGGCTCGCCATACTGAATACGAGCTAATCGAATTCCTGTCACCATGCGAGACATTTCTTCTTGATAGCGACTTAATAGACGGATGTTCTCGGCAAGATTACGGGCAGATACCTCTGAATGAGCAGATACGCTGGCGACGCTATCCAGAATACGAGCCAGCGCCTGCTGACTGTGCGCAATCGATTCAATAAGGGCCAGTTTCGCCTCCTGCTCACGTCGCAACAGACTCATTTTCCGATATCCCCTAGATCCATACCGCCAAACATGCCACCGTCCATACCGCCGCTGTCTCCACCCTCATCCTGTATCATGACAGCTTTTAAGTTGTTACAGAGTCCCGTTTCCATGCGAGTTAGCCCTTCCAGCATTTCAACCAATTGCTCATGCATCTTCAGCGGCTCTGCAACCTGATCGCCATGGGTCATAAATGTCTCCCCATTCAGATGATTGAGTGTCCAATTTCGCACTTTCTCTGCTTCGATAGCCTTCGCTTCCAAAATCAGCGCGATGTTCCATTGCATTTTGGCTGCAGCATCCAGCATGAGAACAAGGCTTTGCTCTCTACTCATGTCCGTTCACCCGCCTTCCGGGCTTATTCTTCTTCTTGGCCTGCGATCTCCCGCATGACCTGACTCAGCGTTTCCGCCACAGCTTCCTCTAAATCTGCAAGACCTCCCAAGTAAGAGATAATGCTTTTGTTGATCTGTCCTGAACTGTCCAGCATGCCTTCCACACCATCAAGCTCTGGTTCCATATCGGGCAAATGATTAATAATTTCAGACATGCGCACAGCAACCTGACGTTTAGCATCTAATACGCGCGCAAGCTGCTGATGAGAATGTGCAATATGTGTGAGTATTTCATCGACTTTGCTCTGCATACTCCTCCTCCTTGCCGTCACGGCCTGCTTCAACCCATACAAAAACCCGGCCTATCAGCATTTGCCTGCTACAGCATATGCCGGGCCGGGAGTGTCAGTTACTCCAGCTTGCGCCTATATCATCAGATAACATAACTCCAATCAGAGGAATATCGGCTGAGGAATTGTCTCGTTCGTTCCTGCTTAGGTCGCACAAAAATA
It includes:
- a CDS encoding glycosyltransferase, whose amino-acid sequence is MKNVAKKRHRTLSEAEVAYRGGYAEGRRFGGCQAMLERVQPVEPAKRDMKVLYIPQGFDAIDGGVIEALQQSVRECVVGSAATMLQQASEHRPDVVLVMNGLHVFPPDHLEQVDGIRGLGIRTAIWFVDDPYFTEDTVHICQHYDVVFTHEEAAIPFYQAHGARSVIYLPLGVNPGMFQPRRTEPQHQYDICFIGTGFWNRIALFDELAPFLADKKVFIAGSQWNRLTRLDILGRFIREGWLDPGATVDYYNGAKIVINVHRTCKNGEDNRNTHHLEGRSINPRTYEISACGTMQITDARSDLSRYYRPGYDIETFTTAAELQHKIGYYLQHHKEREAIAWRGLLTTLNQHTFTHRMAQLLGHL
- a CDS encoding restriction endonuclease subunit S, yielding MSREQSLVLMLDAAAKMQWNIALILEAKAIEAEKVRNWTLNHLNGETFMTHGDQVAEPLKMHEQLVEMLEGLTRMETGLCNNLKAVMIQDEGGDSGGMDGGMFGGMDLGDIGK